A genomic window from Sporosarcina sp. Marseille-Q4063 includes:
- a CDS encoding class I adenylate-forming enzyme family protein, producing MNIIQALEVNVQRHPLKEALLYEDRHYNYEQFNESINRLAHGFIQHGIQKGDHAAMMMKNSDYFAITYFALAKIGAVIVPMNFRLLSKELSYIIDNSDSKHIIVDPEFEEEILKAIDQNSSIKNLISVPQAKNKAFKSYKDILSGNIKNLNVEILGTDHFQIMYTSGTTGYPKGALFDNDRIRNTTTQLIMTLGYHPQERWLHFAPLFHGAQLMICFVTQIYLGSFGVIYREFNPRTILQDISKHKITSMLAVPAMFIAFLQIPKEKDFNFSTIERLLYGAAPMSEDVVRRCIEYFGSNNFHSLCGQTESGPAGIVLYPKEHEQHAGMSGKASFFSTLVDVVDSEGDSVEVGEVGEFIMTAPSLMNGYYKNPEATAQTIKDGWLYTGDLAMRDEEGYILLVDRSKDMIISGGENVYSIEVENTVGMHPDVVDVAIIGVPDEKWGELVTAVVVKKADSELTEEQVIDFTKQNLASYKSPKKVIFEDCLPRNPSGKLMKFQLREKYNVKVNS from the coding sequence ATGAATATTATTCAAGCTTTAGAAGTGAATGTACAGCGTCATCCGTTAAAAGAAGCGTTACTGTATGAGGATAGACATTATAATTATGAACAATTTAATGAAAGCATCAACAGGTTAGCGCATGGCTTCATCCAACATGGGATTCAAAAAGGAGACCATGCTGCAATGATGATGAAAAACTCTGATTACTTTGCCATCACATATTTTGCTCTTGCAAAAATAGGTGCAGTGATTGTGCCAATGAATTTTCGACTGTTATCCAAAGAGCTTTCGTATATTATAGATAACTCCGATTCAAAACACATCATTGTAGATCCGGAATTTGAAGAGGAAATCTTAAAGGCTATAGATCAAAATTCATCTATAAAAAATTTAATTTCTGTGCCACAGGCAAAGAATAAAGCGTTTAAGTCATATAAAGATATACTTTCGGGAAATATTAAAAATCTGAATGTAGAAATTTTAGGAACAGATCATTTTCAAATTATGTATACTTCTGGAACAACGGGCTATCCCAAGGGTGCATTATTTGACAATGATCGGATTAGAAATACAACGACACAATTAATTATGACTTTGGGCTATCATCCGCAGGAAAGGTGGCTACATTTTGCTCCTCTATTTCACGGAGCACAGCTCATGATATGTTTTGTAACACAAATTTATCTTGGCAGCTTTGGGGTGATATACCGAGAATTTAATCCAAGAACAATTTTGCAAGATATTTCTAAACATAAAATAACATCTATGTTGGCTGTTCCGGCAATGTTTATTGCTTTTCTACAAATTCCTAAAGAAAAAGATTTTAACTTTTCAACTATTGAAAGATTGCTTTACGGCGCAGCCCCAATGTCAGAAGATGTTGTAAGAAGATGCATTGAATATTTTGGTTCGAATAACTTTCATAGTTTATGTGGTCAAACAGAATCAGGACCGGCTGGAATTGTCCTCTATCCAAAAGAACATGAACAACATGCGGGAATGTCTGGAAAAGCCTCTTTTTTCTCTACATTAGTTGATGTAGTTGACTCAGAAGGCGATTCCGTGGAAGTGGGAGAAGTTGGAGAATTTATAATGACAGCCCCGTCCCTCATGAACGGGTATTACAAAAACCCGGAAGCTACAGCACAAACGATTAAAGATGGATGGTTATATACAGGCGATTTAGCGATGAGAGATGAAGAAGGTTATATTCTATTAGTCGATCGCAGTAAGGATATGATTATTAGCGGTGGAGAAAATGTTTATTCTATCGAGGTTGAAAATACAGTCGGTATGCATCCCGACGTTGTAGATGTGGCGATTATCGGAGTTCCAGATGAAAAATGGGGTGAACTTGTAACGGCTGTTGTCGTTAAAAAGGCTGATTCTGAACTAACAGAAGAACAAGTGATTGATTTTACTAAGCAAAATCTAGCAAGTTATAAATCTCCGAAAAAAGTAATATTTGAAGATTGTTTACCGAGAAATCCATCTGGCAAGCTCATGAAATTTCAACTAAGAGAAAAATATAATGTGAAAGTTAACTCATAA
- a CDS encoding AMP-binding protein codes for MSIKTNLLKRSLIGDSLKRSSYRYPTKTALIFYDSQEQQITYTFEELNNEVNQTANSLLEMGIEKGDRIAVIGRNNSEIVVLSYALIKIGAWYTPLNFMFNSEEVKQLIQFSKPRMFFVDKEYIELVQSIESELSEVETIFSLRTTEIPSGWEDFSQLKKGNANEVEVAIDDENVAALFYTSGTESAPKGVMVSHRNCLYTNYSYMAAGAFQPDDILMLSLPLIHIAGFALMLNAHMVGLTVVMTDIPVPSRIAMLMERHKVTLTALPPTLYLAILKEADQHNLSSLQKLITWSSTIPKSMVDGWNEASPKARFFTIQGSSETTGSPLTGSWFKTWDEVPNGDGRYVGRVSHTGCEIKLIDELGKEVPDGEPGEQIARGPVVVSGYYNDEEANNRAFRDGWFHTGDVLIRDRDGNYYFADRKKDIVKTGGENVSSQEVENVLSNHPHIYQCAVFGIPDTRWGEAVVAAVVLKSGVILSEEEVIDYCRIRLSGFKLPKFVVFRSELPLTSAGKLLKRSLKDEYKNLSLKMI; via the coding sequence ATGAGTATTAAAACAAATTTATTAAAAAGATCATTAATTGGAGATAGCTTAAAAAGGTCGAGTTATCGATATCCAACGAAAACGGCATTAATTTTCTATGATTCACAAGAGCAACAAATTACGTATACGTTCGAAGAGTTGAACAACGAAGTTAATCAAACTGCCAATTCGTTACTAGAAATGGGGATTGAAAAAGGTGATCGAATTGCTGTAATCGGGCGCAATAATTCTGAGATTGTCGTTTTATCCTATGCGCTAATAAAAATTGGGGCTTGGTACACTCCTTTGAATTTTATGTTCAATTCAGAAGAAGTTAAACAATTGATTCAATTTTCGAAACCCCGCATGTTTTTTGTAGACAAGGAATATATCGAACTAGTTCAATCGATTGAAAGCGAATTAAGCGAGGTTGAAACAATTTTTAGCCTTCGTACAACCGAAATTCCTTCTGGTTGGGAAGATTTTAGTCAATTGAAGAAAGGGAATGCAAATGAAGTTGAAGTAGCGATAGATGATGAAAATGTTGCTGCTCTTTTTTATACAAGCGGAACAGAGTCTGCTCCAAAAGGCGTGATGGTAAGTCATAGAAACTGTTTATATACCAATTATTCATATATGGCGGCAGGTGCGTTTCAACCAGATGATATTTTGATGCTCTCCCTTCCATTAATTCATATAGCGGGCTTTGCTTTAATGTTAAATGCACATATGGTTGGCTTAACAGTAGTTATGACAGACATACCAGTTCCATCGCGAATCGCAATGTTAATGGAAAGGCATAAAGTTACTCTCACAGCTTTGCCACCGACACTTTATTTAGCAATACTTAAAGAAGCTGATCAGCATAATTTATCTTCTCTACAAAAACTAATCACCTGGTCAAGTACAATTCCTAAAAGTATGGTGGATGGGTGGAATGAAGCATCTCCTAAAGCAAGGTTTTTCACGATTCAAGGCTCAAGTGAAACAACAGGATCACCTCTCACGGGAAGTTGGTTTAAAACATGGGATGAAGTTCCAAACGGTGATGGAAGATATGTAGGAAGAGTATCTCATACAGGTTGCGAAATTAAGCTGATTGATGAATTGGGAAAGGAAGTTCCAGATGGGGAACCGGGTGAACAGATTGCGAGAGGACCAGTTGTTGTAAGTGGTTATTATAATGACGAAGAGGCGAATAATAGAGCGTTTCGTGACGGATGGTTCCATACGGGTGATGTTCTAATCCGTGATCGAGATGGCAACTATTATTTTGCGGACCGAAAGAAAGACATTGTAAAAACAGGTGGAGAAAATGTATCCAGTCAAGAAGTAGAAAACGTTCTTAGTAATCACCCTCATATTTATCAATGTGCAGTTTTCGGAATCCCTGATACACGATGGGGAGAAGCAGTAGTCGCTGCTGTTGTGCTAAAAAGTGGGGTTATATTATCCGAGGAAGAAGTCATAGACTATTGTCGTATCAGACTGTCTGGTTTCAAACTTCCAAAGTTTGTTGTATTCCGGTCCGAGTTACCTTTAACGTCTGCTGGGAAGTTATTAAAACGATCTTTAAAAGATGAATATAAAAACTTATCATTGAAAATGATTTAA
- a CDS encoding MaoC/PaaZ C-terminal domain-containing protein: MKFDEIMIGQTFDSRFYKISKEEIMKFASQFDPQYMHIDEEKASESIFNGIIASGLHTLSLSFKLWTEVSAWGQDVIAGTGINNLRFTKPVYPDDVLYIKAKVIEKKEKKDSGEVTLLLITCKNDGVKVLTTEISALVAK; this comes from the coding sequence ATGAAATTTGATGAGATAATGATTGGACAAACATTTGATAGTCGTTTTTATAAGATAAGTAAGGAAGAAATTATGAAATTTGCATCACAATTTGATCCACAATACATGCATATCGATGAGGAAAAAGCTAGCGAGAGCATTTTTAACGGAATCATTGCTTCAGGATTACATACCTTGAGTCTTTCTTTTAAATTGTGGACTGAGGTAAGTGCTTGGGGACAGGATGTGATTGCCGGAACAGGCATCAACAATCTTAGATTTACGAAACCAGTATATCCTGATGACGTTTTATACATCAAAGCGAAAGTAATTGAAAAGAAAGAAAAAAAGGATTCAGGAGAAGTAACGTTATTACTTATTACCTGTAAAAATGACGGGGTTAAAGTGTTAACAACTGAAATTTCGGCTTTAGTAGCTAAATAA
- a CDS encoding enoyl-CoA hydratase/isomerase family protein, with product MVYGAIANHEPIIYEEKGQAAWIYLNRPTEMNSLSKKMITGLIQVLQEAEQNNDIRVVVLSGKGKAFCAGADLKELLVDLNKKPDGEKGLLDYAEELFHALNHLSKPLIAALNGITLAGGLEIAMTADIVIASEKAKIGDGHSNFGVLPGGGGAVRLPREIGINRAKYLLLTGDFISAKEMKDYGFVNEVIPDDELVEAVQKIADKISTKSPLVLREIKRLVTDGLEQPLETALRLELLALKNHTRSYDFQEGLSAFSEKRVPDFKGY from the coding sequence ATGGTTTATGGGGCAATTGCGAATCACGAACCAATTATATATGAAGAAAAGGGGCAAGCTGCTTGGATTTATTTGAATCGACCAACAGAGATGAATTCTCTATCAAAAAAAATGATTACTGGGCTTATTCAAGTTCTTCAAGAAGCTGAACAAAATAATGATATCCGAGTAGTAGTGTTGTCAGGAAAAGGAAAGGCATTTTGCGCTGGTGCTGATTTAAAAGAACTTTTAGTGGATTTGAATAAAAAGCCAGATGGTGAAAAGGGTTTATTAGATTACGCCGAAGAACTTTTTCATGCACTTAATCATTTATCCAAACCATTAATCGCTGCACTAAATGGCATTACACTTGCTGGAGGATTGGAAATTGCGATGACGGCGGATATTGTTATTGCTTCTGAAAAAGCAAAAATAGGGGATGGCCATTCCAATTTTGGGGTCCTGCCTGGTGGCGGCGGTGCTGTTAGACTGCCCCGAGAAATAGGGATAAATCGAGCGAAATATTTGTTGCTTACGGGGGATTTTATATCTGCAAAAGAGATGAAGGATTACGGTTTCGTGAATGAGGTTATTCCTGATGATGAACTCGTTGAGGCTGTACAAAAAATAGCAGACAAAATCTCAACAAAAAGTCCACTTGTTCTAAGAGAAATTAAAAGACTTGTAACGGACGGCTTAGAACAACCACTGGAAACTGCATTAAGGCTGGAACTATTAGCTTTAAAAAACCATACACGCTCTTATGATTTTCAGGAAGGCTTAAGTGCATTTTCAGAAAAGAGAGTACCTGATTTTAAAGGCTATTAA
- a CDS encoding sugar diacid recognition domain-containing protein, giving the protein MLTTKIALEIVRETSLRLQRNINIMDVDGIIIAAIDTSRIGLIHEGALEVLRSGNTLIINAEEDKTWEVAQPGVNLPIVFQDETIGVIGITGNPDEMKDVGELVKMTTELMIKQEFIASQLEWRQHTKDMIVGELLKINPSYAQIQRAISLLKFDLSPPFLTIMIEITERSISNQALIQKLEDTIGSHNCIVSFINVHRILITLCGLEEDEAYHCVHRVFKTMKNTDIVFKMAYSLPFYKLEKFNQSYLDCDLTLQISEDSQELVSFTNIEVKSLIYQLDDTLSKRFSRRIFKDGNNSVRSKTLKAFFANSLNIQKTADALYLHRNTLIYRLNKFTGDTGYDPRKFDDALNLQVALWIAEKGEGRA; this is encoded by the coding sequence ATGCTAACAACAAAGATTGCACTCGAGATCGTAAGGGAGACTTCATTGCGCCTACAGCGAAATATTAATATTATGGATGTCGACGGCATTATTATTGCTGCTATAGATACATCTAGAATAGGGTTAATTCATGAGGGCGCACTTGAGGTACTTCGGAGTGGCAACACGCTTATTATTAATGCCGAAGAAGATAAAACCTGGGAAGTCGCCCAGCCAGGTGTGAATCTGCCCATTGTTTTTCAAGATGAAACCATCGGCGTAATCGGCATTACAGGTAATCCGGATGAAATGAAAGACGTTGGGGAACTCGTAAAAATGACAACGGAATTAATGATTAAACAAGAATTTATCGCATCACAACTGGAGTGGAGGCAGCACACGAAAGATATGATCGTGGGAGAGTTGCTAAAAATAAATCCTTCCTATGCTCAAATCCAACGTGCCATTAGTTTACTGAAATTCGACTTAAGTCCACCATTTCTAACAATCATGATAGAAATAACCGAACGCTCCATTTCCAATCAAGCACTCATCCAAAAATTAGAGGATACGATTGGGAGCCATAATTGTATTGTGAGCTTTATAAATGTCCATCGGATACTCATTACGCTTTGTGGACTCGAAGAAGATGAGGCATACCATTGCGTACACCGTGTCTTTAAAACAATGAAGAATACGGATATTGTATTCAAGATGGCTTATAGTCTCCCTTTCTATAAGCTAGAGAAGTTCAATCAATCCTATTTGGATTGTGATCTTACATTACAAATTAGTGAGGATAGCCAGGAACTGGTTTCTTTTACAAATATCGAAGTCAAATCGCTAATCTATCAATTGGATGATACTTTGTCTAAACGGTTTTCTCGTCGGATATTTAAAGACGGCAACAATTCAGTGAGATCGAAAACACTAAAAGCTTTTTTCGCCAATAGCCTCAATATCCAAAAAACTGCTGATGCCTTATACTTGCATCGAAATACGTTAATTTATCGATTGAACAAGTTTACTGGGGATACAGGATATGACCCTCGGAAATTTGATGATGCATTGAATTTACAGGTTGCTTTGTGGATTGCGGAGAAGGGGGAAGGAAGAGCATAG
- a CDS encoding glycerate kinase encodes MKIIIAPDSFKGSLSAVEVANAINRGVKNAYAEAETHLLPVADGGEGTMETLIAATYGEKREVVVVGPLGNEVKAAYGILGDGETCVIEMASASGLALVPEGKLAPLDATTYGAGQLIKQALDDGFSSFIIALGGSATNDGGAGMLQALGLKLLDKMGKEVGYGGGKLADIERIDTQYFDSRIKNSKFLVASDVQNPLIGLNGASHIFGPQKGATPDDVKILDENMSHWADQIATVTGVSLHDLPGAGAAGGIGGAFQAFFPAKMERGVDVVLEYVNFHGYLKNTDLVITGEGQVDYQTASGKTPLGVAQAAMSENVPSIILAGAVGKGIEILYDYGVVSVHSIVDKPMTLCESMSQAASLLEKSAEQIIRSYFYSQIKELEGGRLI; translated from the coding sequence ATGAAAATTATTATTGCACCGGATTCATTTAAAGGCAGTCTGAGTGCTGTTGAAGTGGCGAATGCCATAAACAGAGGTGTTAAAAATGCTTATGCTGAGGCAGAAACGCATTTACTACCCGTGGCAGACGGCGGAGAAGGGACGATGGAAACGTTAATTGCTGCGACTTATGGGGAAAAACGAGAAGTAGTCGTTGTTGGGCCTTTGGGAAATGAGGTAAAAGCGGCATATGGAATTCTAGGCGATGGTGAAACATGTGTCATTGAAATGGCGAGTGCTTCTGGATTGGCACTTGTACCTGAAGGAAAACTGGCACCGTTAGACGCAACGACGTACGGAGCTGGGCAATTAATCAAGCAAGCGTTGGATGATGGATTTTCATCTTTCATTATCGCTTTAGGTGGATCTGCGACAAATGATGGGGGCGCGGGAATGCTTCAAGCGTTGGGTTTAAAGCTTCTGGATAAGATGGGGAAAGAGGTTGGTTACGGCGGAGGCAAACTAGCGGATATTGAAAGAATCGATACGCAATATTTTGATTCAAGAATTAAGAATAGTAAGTTTCTGGTTGCGTCGGATGTACAAAATCCGTTAATTGGTTTAAATGGTGCTTCCCATATATTTGGACCACAAAAAGGAGCCACTCCAGATGATGTGAAAATTCTTGATGAAAACATGTCTCATTGGGCGGATCAAATCGCTACCGTAACCGGGGTTTCTCTACACGATCTACCAGGTGCGGGGGCAGCCGGTGGCATCGGCGGTGCTTTTCAAGCATTCTTTCCCGCGAAAATGGAGCGGGGTGTTGATGTCGTTTTAGAATATGTTAATTTTCACGGTTATTTAAAAAACACGGATTTGGTGATTACAGGTGAAGGGCAGGTGGATTATCAGACTGCTTCTGGGAAAACACCGCTTGGCGTTGCACAGGCTGCAATGAGTGAAAATGTACCTTCAATTATTTTGGCGGGGGCCGTGGGTAAGGGGATTGAAATTCTTTATGATTACGGTGTGGTCAGCGTTCACAGCATCGTTGATAAACCGATGACCCTCTGTGAATCTATGAGCCAAGCAGCAAGTTTATTAGAAAAAAGCGCAGAACAAATTATACGTTCATACTTTTATAGTCAGATAAAAGAACTAGAAGGAGGCAGATTGATTTGA
- a CDS encoding 2-keto-3-deoxygluconate permease, with translation MKIKETIEKVPGGLMVVPLLLGATLNTIDQLHIPIVMKALKFLGAPQTEAGYYEFLRIGGFSQELFKDSALVLIALFLFCVGSQMNLKVGGLALKKGFLLTSSKYLTGLAVGIAFGIFFDPWHGILGLSSLAIIAGMTNSNSGMYAALTGQYGNRSDVGGLSILAINDGPFLTLLSLGILGTALPMIAFIAVLLPLGIGMLLGNLDPKMREFLKPGESLTIPFFAFALGAGMNLANFLNPTVLAGGLALAVLTFVLTGGAGILVFKLFKEKSYIAPIAEASTAGNAAATPAAIAAAASVAVASGAMTPAEFEAIQNIVPIATAQISISTIATTLLCPLGVILMDRYQRKRGIDGTKEYIVDTQKRTKATLEKTVNS, from the coding sequence TTGAAAATAAAAGAAACGATTGAAAAGGTTCCAGGTGGGTTAATGGTTGTTCCGCTATTATTAGGTGCTACACTTAATACAATTGATCAATTGCATATTCCAATCGTCATGAAAGCCCTCAAATTTCTAGGTGCGCCGCAAACAGAAGCGGGTTATTATGAGTTTCTAAGAATTGGCGGATTTTCACAGGAATTATTCAAAGACAGTGCTCTTGTCCTTATTGCATTATTTCTTTTTTGCGTAGGGAGTCAAATGAATTTAAAAGTTGGTGGTCTTGCCTTAAAAAAAGGTTTTCTACTAACAAGTTCTAAATATTTGACGGGGCTTGCTGTTGGTATCGCATTCGGCATTTTCTTTGATCCGTGGCATGGCATACTTGGTCTATCTTCACTTGCGATTATTGCGGGAATGACAAACAGCAACAGTGGAATGTATGCAGCATTAACAGGTCAATATGGAAATCGCTCTGACGTAGGTGGGTTATCGATTCTTGCGATTAATGATGGTCCTTTCTTGACGCTTTTGTCATTGGGGATTCTTGGAACCGCTTTACCAATGATTGCGTTTATCGCTGTATTATTGCCGCTGGGCATTGGGATGTTATTAGGAAACTTGGATCCAAAAATGCGCGAATTTTTAAAGCCCGGGGAGTCGCTAACTATACCGTTTTTTGCTTTTGCGTTAGGTGCAGGCATGAACTTGGCAAATTTCCTGAATCCTACTGTATTAGCTGGGGGATTAGCGCTTGCGGTTTTAACATTTGTTCTAACAGGTGGTGCGGGAATCCTTGTCTTTAAACTATTTAAGGAAAAGAGTTATATCGCACCGATTGCTGAAGCTTCAACAGCAGGTAATGCGGCTGCAACACCGGCAGCAATTGCGGCTGCGGCGTCTGTGGCAGTTGCCTCAGGTGCAATGACTCCGGCAGAATTTGAAGCGATACAAAATATTGTACCGATTGCTACCGCACAAATTTCCATATCAACAATTGCGACTACTTTACTATGTCCATTGGGTGTCATCTTGATGGATCGTTACCAAAGAAAAAGAGGTATTGATGGCACGAAAGAGTATATTGTTGATACACAGAAAAGAACTAAAGCGACGTTAGAAAAAACAGTAAACAGTTAA
- the larA gene encoding nickel-dependent lactate racemase, giving the protein MKTELLYGKEGLELELPDQSFLIEPKNLPKVEDEKESVRQALRNPIGMESLKESVKSTDTVSIVISDITRPTPNHILVPLLIEELDHVPLENFVIINGTGTHRDQTREEFVQMLGPWVVDNIRIINNDCHNKETLVNLGKSTFGCDVYLNKDYVESDFRIVTGFIEPHFFAGFSGGPKGIMPGIAGIETIMTFHNARMIGDPLSTWGNMVNNPLQDMTREINAMCKPDFMLNVTLNREKEITAVFAGELYEAHDKGCAFTKEHAMFRCEERFDVVIASNSGYPLDQNLYQAVKGMSAAHKIVKEGGSIIMASECSDGLPDHGNYSKIFDFAKSPHELLDLINDPEFKMFDQWQVQKQAVIQVWADVYVYSKLTDEQVTGAMLKVSHDIEQTVEELKKKYGENMSIAVLPLGPLTIPFVEE; this is encoded by the coding sequence ATGAAGACAGAATTGTTATATGGGAAAGAAGGGCTGGAATTAGAGTTACCAGATCAATCTTTTCTAATTGAGCCGAAAAACTTGCCGAAAGTGGAGGATGAAAAAGAATCTGTTCGACAGGCATTGCGTAATCCAATAGGCATGGAATCCTTAAAGGAGTCCGTAAAATCGACAGATACCGTTTCCATTGTCATTAGTGACATTACACGTCCAACACCGAACCATATTTTGGTTCCTTTATTAATAGAAGAGTTGGATCATGTTCCACTAGAAAATTTTGTAATTATCAATGGGACAGGCACACATCGAGATCAGACAAGAGAAGAATTTGTCCAAATGCTTGGACCTTGGGTAGTGGATAATATTCGCATTATCAATAACGATTGTCACAACAAAGAGACGCTTGTAAATCTTGGTAAAAGTACGTTCGGATGCGATGTCTATCTAAATAAGGATTATGTTGAATCTGATTTCCGCATTGTGACTGGATTCATCGAACCGCATTTCTTTGCTGGATTTTCAGGAGGGCCAAAGGGAATTATGCCTGGTATTGCTGGTATCGAAACGATCATGACCTTCCATAATGCAAGAATGATAGGGGATCCACTTTCCACATGGGGGAATATGGTTAACAATCCGTTACAAGATATGACACGCGAGATTAATGCAATGTGTAAACCGGATTTTATGTTGAATGTTACTTTAAATCGGGAAAAGGAAATTACGGCAGTTTTTGCCGGAGAGCTTTACGAAGCGCATGATAAGGGGTGTGCTTTTACAAAAGAACATGCGATGTTTCGTTGTGAAGAACGTTTTGACGTTGTAATTGCTTCCAATTCAGGTTATCCGCTTGACCAAAATCTCTATCAAGCTGTAAAAGGCATGAGTGCAGCCCATAAAATTGTTAAAGAAGGCGGTTCAATCATTATGGCGTCCGAGTGCTCGGATGGCTTACCGGATCATGGGAATTATTCGAAGATATTTGATTTCGCAAAATCACCTCATGAATTACTGGATCTGATTAATGACCCTGAATTTAAGATGTTTGATCAGTGGCAAGTACAAAAACAAGCGGTGATTCAAGTATGGGCAGATGTATACGTGTATTCCAAATTAACAGACGAACAGGTAACAGGGGCAATGTTAAAAGTATCTCATGATATTGAACAGACAGTAGAAGAGTTAAAGAAAAAATACGGAGAAAATATGTCGATTGCCGTTTTACCTTTAGGACCTTTAACGATCCCATTTGTAGAAGAATAA
- the larE gene encoding ATP-dependent sacrificial sulfur transferase LarE, whose protein sequence is MNEMLNEKNERLGEILSDMGSVIVAFSGGVDSALVLKRAQQELGNRVLAVVVGSELFRQEEFDKAVKLAEDMGVRVLKTEIKELEDPGVAANNPDSWYYSKKLLYAHLNQLAKEQGFDYVLDGMIMDDLGDFRPGLKARTEAGVRSVLQEARLYKTEVRALSKELELPVWNKPASCSLASRIPYGTKIDKHKIEQVDQAERFIMKLGIETVRVRYHGNVARIEVPAEEMPKLLKQHDQIQLKFTALGFTYVSLDLQGYRTGSMNEVLPDEAKEKAIS, encoded by the coding sequence ATGAATGAAATGTTGAATGAGAAGAATGAACGGTTAGGTGAAATCCTATCTGATATGGGAAGTGTAATTGTAGCTTTTTCGGGCGGCGTAGATAGTGCATTGGTATTGAAGCGTGCACAGCAGGAACTTGGAAATCGGGTTTTAGCTGTTGTAGTAGGTTCGGAGTTATTCCGTCAAGAGGAATTTGATAAAGCGGTAAAACTTGCGGAAGATATGGGTGTACGGGTTCTGAAAACAGAAATTAAGGAACTAGAAGATCCGGGTGTTGCAGCCAATAATCCCGATAGTTGGTATTACAGTAAGAAATTGCTTTATGCCCATTTAAATCAATTAGCAAAAGAGCAAGGCTTCGACTATGTGCTTGACGGCATGATTATGGATGATTTGGGTGATTTCCGACCGGGTCTCAAAGCAAGAACGGAAGCTGGCGTTCGAAGTGTGTTACAAGAAGCCCGTTTATACAAAACCGAAGTACGCGCCTTGTCCAAAGAACTTGAGCTTCCAGTTTGGAATAAGCCAGCGTCATGCAGTCTTGCTTCACGAATTCCTTATGGAACAAAGATCGATAAGCATAAAATTGAACAAGTAGACCAAGCAGAGCGATTTATCATGAAGCTTGGGATTGAAACAGTGCGCGTTCGTTACCACGGCAATGTGGCGCGTATTGAAGTTCCTGCTGAGGAGATGCCGAAACTACTAAAGCAGCATGATCAAATACAACTGAAGTTCACAGCACTTGGATTTACGTATGTATCATTGGATTTACAGGGATACCGTACAGGAAGTATGAATGAAGTTTTACCAGATGAAGCGAAGGAAAAAGCAATTAGTTAA